From a single Peptostreptococcaceae bacterium genomic region:
- a CDS encoding FAD-dependent oxidoreductase, with product MAREKKVEQYDVVIIGGGAAGLTAGIYSGRARLKTLLIEKSLVGGLATYTNEMENYPGFPEGTSGGGLMELFHKQTKKFGVEFKLTDVKSVDLAGEVKVVETFRNKFEAKVVIIASGGRPRITGAINEDKYLFDKGISFCATCDAASNTGKTVMVIGSGDAAIEEGMFLTKFADKVIVSVMHDNGKMDCNEIAKAAALDNPKMEFIWNTVTHEFRGEDELEYVVLKNLKTEELIPVKVDSCFEFIGYIPNTEMFKGQIDMTNRGYILTNEKMETNLAGVYSVGDVREKFLRQVATAVGDGAVAGFSAEKFISEEEQFKSYILRNDIDNLVYIYNGIDEASRELLPKVQQIGLDREGYVCTPVDVYKSKGIAEKLGVDTFPCLVVVKDGKIVDKIDNDLCESSICQALDACECSCSSCTCNC from the coding sequence ATGGCTCGAGAGAAAAAAGTTGAACAATATGATGTAGTAATCATCGGAGGCGGTGCCGCCGGACTCACCGCCGGAATATACAGCGGTAGAGCTCGTCTCAAGACATTGCTTATAGAAAAATCGCTTGTTGGCGGACTCGCCACATACACCAACGAAATGGAAAACTACCCGGGATTCCCCGAAGGCACAAGCGGCGGCGGACTGATGGAACTTTTCCACAAGCAAACAAAAAAATTCGGAGTAGAATTCAAATTGACAGATGTTAAAAGCGTTGATTTGGCTGGCGAAGTAAAGGTTGTAGAGACATTCAGAAACAAATTCGAAGCAAAAGTAGTAATAATCGCTTCCGGAGGAAGACCTAGAATCACAGGCGCCATCAACGAAGACAAGTATCTCTTCGACAAAGGCATTTCTTTCTGCGCAACATGCGACGCCGCATCAAACACAGGCAAGACTGTAATGGTGATAGGAAGCGGAGACGCAGCTATTGAAGAAGGAATGTTCCTTACTAAGTTTGCAGACAAGGTAATTGTTTCGGTAATGCATGACAATGGCAAGATGGACTGCAACGAAATCGCTAAAGCCGCTGCTCTCGACAACCCGAAGATGGAATTCATTTGGAACACAGTTACTCATGAATTTAGGGGTGAAGACGAACTTGAGTATGTAGTTCTAAAGAACCTCAAGACTGAAGAACTTATTCCAGTCAAGGTTGACAGCTGCTTTGAATTCATCGGATACATCCCTAACACGGAAATGTTCAAAGGCCAAATCGATATGACCAACCGAGGATATATCCTCACAAATGAAAAAATGGAAACAAACCTGGCAGGTGTTTACTCCGTAGGCGATGTACGAGAGAAATTCCTCAGGCAAGTTGCAACAGCAGTAGGCGATGGAGCCGTTGCCGGTTTCAGCGCAGAAAAATTTATTTCTGAAGAAGAGCAGTTCAAGAGTTATATCCTTAGAAACGATATAGACAACCTTGTTTATATTTACAATGGAATCGACGAAGCAAGCCGCGAATTACTTCCAAAGGTACAACAAATAGGTTTGGACCGCGAAGGCTATGTTTGCACTCCCGTTGACGTTTACAAATCAAAGGGAATCGCAGAAAAACTTGGAGTAGACACTTTCCCATGCCTTGTTGTTGTCAAAGACGGCAAAATCGTTGACAAAATAGACAATGACCTTTGCGAAAGCAGCATCTGTCAAGCTTTGGACGCATGCGAATGCTCCTGCAGCAGTTGCACCTGCAATTGCTAA